The following nucleotide sequence is from Bacillota bacterium.
CTCAGCCAGCGCCGGAAGGTACGGGGTTCAAGGTCCCGGTCATAAGCCACCTTTTCCTGGCTCTGATCTCCTGTGGAATAGTCCAAAAGGGCTCCTTCATGGGCAAAAAGCGTGTAGGGACTGTAGGGGCGCAGGAAGTGCGGAAGCACTGTGAGGGTCTTTTGGCAATGGGGGCAGATTACCCGGTACAGGGGAATGCGCACAGCAGCCTCTCCAAGACTCGATCTCACCCCGCGGAAGTACCGGCCGTGCCCATGCATCCTCACCCCGCAATCCGGGCAGGAAACCCGCACCTTCGGCCTTTCGTTCAAGAAACTCTCCAGGTATGACTTGACACTCTTTGCGAGGTTGGCTACGATCAACTCGGAAGATCTACCTTCC
It contains:
- a CDS encoding DUF6431 domain-containing protein, translated to MIVANLAKSVKSYLESFLNERPKVRVSCPDCGVRMHGHGRYFRGVRSSLGEAAVRIPLYRVICPHCQKTLTVLPHFLRPYSPYTLFAHEGALLDYSTGDQSQEKVAYDRDLEPRTFRRWLRALGEQYWSVLTGWLARRVLEFEPGLWVTGCYRDVRHRLAVLFRLARAYQVIVNGIDSTPVLPLIQLSFQPLF